The genomic stretch AACCTCGACTCCATTTCCATGGGCTTCACCCTTGTGCTATGCACTAACAACCCCTACCTGTTTCTGTTGTACTGGCACCTGCGATTACTGCCATGATCATACTCCAATCAAGCTACATCTCTGCACTTTCTGTGTTCTTAATTTGATCCATAGATATGCAGCATGGTACCAACGCTGTTCAAGGAAGTTGTACAGTATCTTCAAGCGAGCATGGAATGAGGCATGATCTTACAAGTTACGGTAGGCAAATATGTTCACAGGATTCCTCACCAACAACAAACTGCTCTCAGTGACTAAATCTCGTCCACCTCAAAGAGTACAGTAGAAAGGCTATACATGTACCCGTCAGATCTTAGATGATCCATGAACTGATCAAGCAGATTGTAGATTGCCCTTGAATCTTCATGTCTTTCGTCACTCACCATGAATTCATGTATATTGCCACAGATTTCAATGGAACTAACTGCATCATGCTTTTTGATACCATTATCATTCATCAATTTTCTTATATTCTTCATGTCTCCCCATCTTTTAGCTTCAGAATAAATGTTTGACATGAGCACATAGAGCCCACAATGACTAGCATATGGTTCCTGCTCCAGCAGCTGCTTTAGGACCTGCTCTGCAATTGTGATATTATGATAAATCCTACAAGCATTCAATAAAGAACTCCAAATAACAGTGTGTGGCTTCATTGGCATTCTTCCTATCAGCTTTACTGCTTCATCCAAAAAGCCTCCACGCCCAAGAATATCAACCATGCATGCATAATGCTCAATTTCACGTGGTACTCCATACACAGAACTCATTTTGTCAAAGTAATACCACCCAATGTCTGTTAGACCACTGTGACAACAAGCAGATAATAAGCCAATGAAGGTGACCTTGTCAGGCCACTTTCCACCAGCTTGCATCTCTTCAAATAGCTGAATGGCTTCATGTCCAAACCCATGAAATGCCAGGGCTCCAATCATGACATTCCAGGAGACAATATTCTTCTCTGGCATCTCATTAAAAAGATCAAATGCATTTTCAAGAGAACCACATTTTGAGAACATATCTATAAGTGCATTATTCAAAGTAACACTAGAGTTTATGTTGTTACAGCGGATATAATCCTGAACTTTATTCCCCATCACCAAATCACCACGTTGGCAACAAGCTGAGAGAACGCTAACCAAAGTAATCTCATCAGGCTCCACTTTAGAGTTGCACATTTCAAAGAAGAGATCCAATGCATCCTGCAAGCAGCCTTCATGGATACAACTTGACATCATTGCATTCCAAGAAACAACATTTTTCACGGGCATTTGGCTAAAAATATCCTTGGCTCTTTCAAGGCAACCATGTTTGGCATAAGCAGTAAGAAGAGAGGTCCAAGAAACAACATTTCTATGGACCATACGATCAAAAAGTGTTTGTGCTGCGTGAAGGTCTCCACACTTAGCATACATATCAAGAAATGCATTTTGCAAAACAATATCAACACCGATCCCATTTATGACAACATTGTGGTGAACGAACTTCCCCAACTCCAAGTTGCAATCATGAGAACAAACAGAAAGCAAATACATAAGAGTAAAAACATCGGGTTGGATACCTCTACCCCTCATTTCAAGAAACAGCAAGAACGGTTGTTCGCCACAACCCACTCTCGCATACCCACCAATCATCGAATTCCAGGAAACCAAAGTCTTTTCCATGATTTCATCAAACACCTTCCTGGCGGAGGCGATAGTCCCACAGCGAACATATACATTTATAAGACCATTTTCAACACAAACATGAGATTCATATCCTAATTTAACAGCCATCAGATGAACTAAAACACCATCTCTATAACTCTCTTTAATACCACAAGCCTTCAGAACAAAAGGAAACGTAAATTCATTTGGAAAAATAGCCGAAACAATCATTTGCTTATACAGTATCATAGCCTTTTCTGGATCTTCACTATTTGCATAACCCCGGATTAAACTGTTATACACGTAACGGTTTCGCTGAGGAATTTCATCAAACAGTATCTGCGCATATTGAATATCACCCCATGGAGAGAGTGCATAGGACGCTATGAGTTTGGTTACAGTTAAGTCACGATGGGCTAGGCCATGGACGATGATTCGGGCGTGCAGACTCTTGATTCCTTTCACGGATAAGCATTTTTTGATGAGGGAATGGAGGGCTTGGAGCCGAGGAGATTGAACATTGTGAGCGAACGACGACGAAGTAGTACGGTTACAATTAAGGCGGGAAGCAACGGTCAAGTACCCAAGAGATTTGAACATATCAGTCCCACGTTGGACTTCAAATCTGCTTGGGTTTTGGTGCTCCGAAACTTCTCCAAAGTAATATTCACTCCAAACTCCACCCTCTGCATCCTTGTAATCTAAACCTTGAGATCTCCTCCCTTTATCTTGTAACCATTCGAGCAGGTTTCAACCATCAGGACTCACTGTCAATTTCCTCGGCATAAAATCAGAAGCCCAAAGCCACAATCACGTGACCATTACCTCCGCTTACCCTGAAGCTCATCCAAAGCACTCCAAAAGTTACCACCTCATTTGCAAAGAGCACAAATGAATCCACCTAATTGAATTTTGACTTAATGAGCCAAAtttcaatttaattttttaaaatttgaacccGAACTCAAAATGTAATGTTCGAGTTCAAACTAGGTTCAAATTTGAGTTTGAGTCGAGCTCAAgcataaaaaaatatatatatataattatttttattttttaaaaaataaataaaataataattttattaacaaataataaaatattaatatatatatataatcacaCCAACTCGTAAATACCTTTAAACTCGAGTTCGACTTGATTAACTCGAACCACTCACAAGCCAATTCGTTTGCAACCCTAGAAGAGACTTCTGGAACAAAAGCTATCATCAGACAATTAAGAATCAGTTATGAACATTGTGAACCAGACCACAAAAATGAAACGCTCCAGTACACCATTGTCCAAGAATATCTGATGCCACCATTTTGTTTCAACCCCAGCTGTGCGAGGGAAGAGTTAAATCTGTTCAAACGGTACTCAAATGGTAGCCGTAGGCTTGAAATGACTCGATAAGCAGGAGCAATGCTATCACATATAAGCACACCGCATTGCTGAcattcgacaaaaaaaaaaacagtaaaTAGGGTACGAAGATCAAAAATAACCACCGCAAAGCAACTCTATATGAATAGATGGCATGGCAACAAAACCATGTATGAATCGATGGCCTGGAAGACAATAATACAATACATCCATACTAAATCATTAGCATTATTAAGTAGAATGAACGACTCTCTCTTGCTGGAATTGAAAAGAATTAACAACTAGAAGAAATCTATTCCTTGCGCATATCCATTTACATTTACATTGCAAAAGCTACAGCTGCACATCAAAAATGGTCAGCTACACACATGATGCCAATCTCTTTTATCTCTCTCTTTCTATCTACGTCATTTTCTAATTTCCTTTCATTTTGCTAAATACCTTTCTACTCCTGTATTAATCATTCTATTTCTACACTCTACACTGAGGCCACGTTAAACGAAAATGCACCAACACGAACCGAACAACAACTGGATGGTGTTAACATGTAAAAATCATGATTGCCAGAACAATTCGAAGTCAGTGCTATACAAAGAGCGATCTTgaatctccaaatttgcaacATGCCAATTTATAAGCTGCGACTGGATACATTTACACAAAACCAAAGCAAAAGGAAATATCCACCATTCACTTTCATCCCTGCATCCACAGCAATTAAGGAGACAACTTTAGAACATGCATTTGCTGTTCAAAATCGCAATAACTCCTTAAATGAAATTATTGAGCACTGCCAATGAATTCTCTTACATGTTCCAAGGCTGAATGTACGGAATTTTTCTCCTTGATTGGGTGGTGTAACGGACATATCCACAAACAAAGGCAACAACCTGATACAagaattcaaattttaacaaatCATTTATCACATGAATTTGTAGCTATTTTGTTTGTGTGCGCTCGTGTGTTGGGGGTTGGGGGAGGGGGGAGGAGATTGGAAATGATTACTCACAAGGAAAACTTAAATAAGCATAACGGCagaaataaagttaaaaaatcagATGAAGCATATAATAACTAAAAGATCTGCATCAACCCCCTGCCATTGGTGCTAAAGAACGATTCTAGAATAAACATTTACAAAAATAAGCTACTTACAACATTTATCAGGGATGTGACATTCCACAAAGCATACAGACGGGCAAGACTGGCTGAATGTCTTGGTCCATGACTGAATAGAGCATTGATTCCAGTAGGGAATGGAAGTAAGATCCCCAATGGTAGAATAAACAAAAAGACGAAGACATCGGCCAATGAAACTGAGTACAGCTGGAGCATAGTCAACAAAACTAAGCTGAAATCACCTAGAAGTAGCATTGAAATGACCAAACCAACAAGATCCTGCAGTAAAGGCGCAAGGCATGTTCAGCGAGCAAATAGCACCTTGAATAATATTAACAGCACGACATGCAACAAATACCATCACAGACAGCACAGGCAGCCTCTATGCATGCATttgcagagagagagagagagagagaggagcaACTACCTGGTGGCCAACAGGTTTAGTGTTATGCATTAGAAAAGAGAGCGCAAAAAGTATATCTCTTTTCTCCTCAACTTTCTTTAAGCAGTTGACATCTAGAATCCCACCATAAATCTTCCGCCTGACATTACTTTCACTGCTTCTACGAGTCAGACCAAAGAATGAATCTTCTGTTAAACTGGATGGAACTTCCCAATTAATAGTGCTACCGCTGtatcgagaaaaaaaaaagaggggggggggggaaagaAGAAGTTATGCTCAAGGGATTTGGCAAAAGGGTTAGCAAACAATATCTATAAATTTTCCGTAACCAAGAGTAATTCAGCCGGAAATCTGCACGTCTAAGAAGACTACCCCAAAGCAAATAGTATTAGAGTTCCAGGacaaataaaaatcaaacaaTTTAACCCTTTTGTAAAATTTATCTAGCTACCTACTACTATCGGGCTTTTCCAGCAATGCTTCAATGTTACCAACTGAACTTTTGGCAGATTATAATACATGCCACTATTAGTCACTTGACTGAGAATGTTGGTTAAACAAAATATTGAAGTACTCCAGACTTAGTCTTAGATGCAGCAGTCAAAACCACCGGCACCTCCCAGGCCGACCTCATCCCAATAGCTTTCATTTACTAATATCAGGGGGATTGCAGCATGCCCTTGCATTGTAAAAATTACTCTCcttaatttttccctttttttggcAAGATGGGCAAAGCAATTACTAAGTGAAAGAAATTTAGAAACTtaatcccccccccccccatctgtttttcttttaataaaaaaagtATTTATGAGCATAGTGGGACGACAGAGATGGCCATGGAAGGGGCAGTCATCATTGTTGCTGGATAAGGGTGTGGTTTTTTAGTCTGGATTCTGAATCTCCTAGAGACGCAAGTCACATTTTTCTCTTCGGATGATGTGCTTTCATGCCTGCACTAGTTTATTTTGTAGCTTTTTATATTAGCTCTGTTGACTACAGAATTTTTTGACAATATCATACCCGCAAAAGAACTAACAATCATGTCCACTTGGAACACCTATTTGCATTCTTGACTTCTGAAACAAATACTCATGCAACTAACATAATCTGCTGGAATGGTGTAGTATAGAACAATACCGTAACTGAGGCCCAGTCCTAAGAGCTCCATCAAGGTCTTGAAAAGACAAACGTCCAGTATCTCCATCAACAGCATATAACACAAGCCCATATTGACAAAAACCACCAGTGGTAGTCTGAAACCAAGCAAGATCTACATGTATGGCATAGATCTTTAAAGCAGGATTGGCAAAAGTTTCCAGCCACTTGAAAACAGGCCGAAACGTCGACCTGAGGCAACCACGACGTACTAAGCGTAATTGGGCATTCAAACCAGCAACAAATCGGAACCATGTGGTAGGTGGGACAGCCTGCATACTAAGAATTTTGAGAACCATACCTTATTTTTGTGTAGAAAAGTTTAATGAATAGCACATGTGAACAAACAGTGAAATCAGTGCCAAGCCAACTTGCTCGAAGCTaaggagaaagaaaagctcATGCATTGTATTCTAGTGTATCAAACATCTCAAGGCAATCAAAATATCACATAAACCGTCCGAGTAAAAACATCTTGCCTTTCTATTTGCAATTGAGGTTCATTTACCTACATCCAGCTATAAACCTAAGCGGTATAACACGACAAACCTGACTCATAAGACTAGTGGTGATATTGTCACTGTGAAGTGAGAAGGGAGCCATGTAACTTCCATCACCTCCAAACAGCAAATACATAGGAAACCTTTGATGAAGACGAGGAGGTAGATCACTTCTTTTCTCATCCCCACCAAGAAAGAAGTCCATATATGCAAGCATTAGGTCAGATGTAGCAGCTacctaaaaattgaaaaagctcGAGTATGTTAGTATCAATTCACATTTAGGTTGCTCTGGACAATGGAAATACTTTTAATCAGATAAACAAGGGTTCTGCAACATTCGCTCCAAAAACAGTACTATGTTTTGTAGTAATGACAATAGCTAGCCAGGAAATAGTGCTTTAGAGagaaataataaataaacaaacataAGAAGCTAAAAAAGGAGAACAAATAATACACCACAATTCACCTGAAGAAAAGCCAAGTCTTTATTTTTTGAGGTGGCCTTAAGAATCAATTACATCCAgttttggaaaagaaataaaagcagAATGGCTAATCAGCTTACTATTTCTATTGAATTAGTATCATCTGTTATTTACAACTTTCCTATTGTATTTACAGAAAAAAGTCAGAATGTGGGAAAGCAGAGAGCTAGAAACAACCAAATGAGTCATATCAAAGAGCTAGTATGCAATTATTTCCATCCAGAAAACACATTGTGCCAGAAGTTCCCCTGATCAAATCTCGTATACTTATCCATTACTTCACCcagcaattgaaagaaacaacAATAAAACAGACCTATCAACAATTGAATACTTTTTTTCCTCGTACTAACTTTTCCCCTTACTATTAATTTCTCAAAGATTATGACTGTGAATTGGTAGAGCCTATGGATTCTGCTTCCAGTCCTGGCCAACCCCCAAAACCACCTTCCGCCCTTCATCAATAATATGTATGTCCTTTTCATAGGCTCCTATAGTAAATAATTTGCTGACACTAACAAGGTATAATTGAAGCTCTAAAATATAGTAGTATGCCGCTAAGTCAAAAGGAAACATCCCAATCAAACAAGGAAACTCCCAAAAGTGAACAAAAGAGCTGACTAATGTCCAATTGACCACCACAAATAAGAGCAAATTGAAAGACATATCATAATGCACTTGAACTCCTCGAGACTGAACAGAATTATGCAAAACATGTATAACTACCTAAATTCCTCTTTTCTATTGAGCAAAAAGCTAACCTTAAGCCCTTCATAGAGAGCACGGGACCGACAAGAACGTAAACAAGCATGATCATATTCTGATCTCACAAACTCACGGAGACGTTGTAACTTGATCCTACGGCGCCATTGCTGCCACGACCATGCAAGAGGATATGCAACAATACATAGAATGCTATGCACTGATCCTTCCCACCACTGATATGCTGCTATAGCATTGATCTCATCTACAAATGTGTTGAATGCACCTTCATACCTACAAATTCAATTTTCAAATGCAAAACAATTTCATCATACTTTTAGTGAGAACTAATCTAAGATCTAAAAGAATGTATATCTAAAAAAAATCCCATCCACCAACTGCAAAGCCCAGAAGAGGAAATTTCGGAAACAGAGAGATGACAAACATGGGTCCTTAGTATGTATAAACAAATTAATAAACCCAAGGCTTGATCTCGGATATAAATATATTTGGAATGCATTCGGACCAGATGCATAACTATAAGAGAACTACAACAGGCCTTAAACTAAAACTTACacaatttcttttatttcttcagGAGGTGTATGAGGAAGATGCCAGGGTTCACCAAAAGTATTAGGACCCAGAAAATACATTCTATGTACGTGACTCTGTGACTCCTCAACTCTATTCGTCTCCAAAACCTGAAAGTTTTGACATGTATCAGACTTTTAGTCCTTTCAATGCTGGCTGAAATTGTCTAGATATTAGATCAGTCACAATCTTGTTATATTATTTTGAGTCCATACATCAGTCATTATAGCAAGATAGGATAATGCAATGTCATCCAGAGAATACCTCATTAAGTGACTCCAGGAATGGAAATGAATGATCAATTTGGGAGCCATGCCGTGTGGGCCCAGGACCTGGTAATTCATCAACCCCAACAAACTTCATTCGTGCAACGCTGAGGA from Coffea eugenioides isolate CCC68of chromosome 8, Ceug_1.0, whole genome shotgun sequence encodes the following:
- the LOC113781666 gene encoding pentatricopeptide repeat-containing protein At2g29760, chloroplastic-like, yielding MFKSLGYLTVASRLNCNRTTSSSFAHNVQSPRLQALHSLIKKCLSVKGIKSLHARIIVHGLAHRDLTVTKLIASYALSPWGDIQYAQILFDEIPQRNRYVYNSLIRGYANSEDPEKAMILYKQMIVSAIFPNEFTFPFVLKACGIKESYRDGVLVHLMAVKLGYESHVCVENGLINVYVRCGTIASARKVFDEIMEKTLVSWNSMIGGYARVGCGEQPFLLFLEMRGRGIQPDVFTLMYLLSVCSHDCNLELGKFVHHNVVINGIGVDIVLQNAFLDMYAKCGDLHAAQTLFDRMVHRNVVSWTSLLTAYAKHGCLERAKDIFSQMPVKNVVSWNAMMSSCIHEGCLQDALDLFFEMCNSKVEPDEITLVSVLSACCQRGDLVMGNKVQDYIRCNNINSSVTLNNALIDMFSKCGSLENAFDLFNEMPEKNIVSWNVMIGALAFHGFGHEAIQLFEEMQAGGKWPDKVTFIGLLSACCHSGLTDIGWYYFDKMSSVYGVPREIEHYACMVDILGRGGFLDEAVKLIGRMPMKPHTVIWSSLLNACRIYHNITIAEQVLKQLLEQEPYASHCGLYVLMSNIYSEAKRWGDMKNIRKLMNDNGIKKHDAVSSIEICGNIHEFMVSDERHEDSRAIYNLLDQFMDHLRSDGYMYSLSTVLFEVDEI